A segment of the Candidatus Pelagisphaera phototrophica genome:
TGCTCGTGGTCGATTCTCCTTTTGGATCGTTAGCCTCGTCTCCAAGAGTTATAACGGATCCTTCACTCGCCGGTCCTGTAGACTGGATTTTAATTTGCACTAAAACCTACCAAATAGAGGACGCTGCAGATTGGATTTTACCGCTTAGTCATGCGGATACTCACATCGCTGTGATTCAAAACGGTGTGGAGCACCTAGCGAATTTGAGTCCTTATGTTTCGGCTGATCGCATTGTACCGGTTATCATAGATTGTCCTGCAGAGCGAAGCGAGCCCGGCAAGATCCTGCAAAGAGGATCCGTATTGATGACGGTACCAAATACGTCGTGGTCATCCACCTTTGCTTCGCTGTTTCCTGCTGAAGGTTTTGCGACTAGGTTGACCGATGATTGGAATACAGCCGCATGGAGAAAGCTCTGCATTAACAGTGGTGGAGCGGTCTCTGCTTTATTGAATCAACCAGCAAATGTGGTTCAAGAAGGAAGTGCAGCGAACATAATGAAAAATTTGATACGTGAATGTATCGCGGTCGCTCGAGCAGAAGGAGCGCAGGTCGAAGATTCAATCGTCGAGAAGATCATTGCTGGTCAGGCTTCGGCGACCGAAGGAGCGATGAATTCCATACACGCGGATTTAGTTTATAAACGGCCCATGGAGTGGGACGCTCGAAATGGTGTGATTGTTAGACTCGGAAAGAAGCATGGTGTAGCGACTCCTTTCAACGAGATGGCAGTATTTCTTCTGAAGGCTCTAGAAGCGAGTTATGCCAGATCCTAGTTTCAAACTGTTGTTTCCGAATGCGAGTTTAATCGGTACCAGATGACGGAACGCATACCTATTTTAAATTGATGGAAGCATGTGGCAATTCTGGATAGATACGGGTGGCACATTTACTGACTGTTTAGCCCTTTCGCCTGTCCGAAAGGAGCATAGAGTAAAGGTTCTATCTAGCTCAGAGATTCGAGTTCGAGTGGTTGAGGTGTTGGGCCCGAACCGGTTTCGATTGGAGATTCCTTTCGATACAGTAGACGACTTTTTTGTTGGATACAGACTGCAGGTTTGCGGACTAGGCACGGTTACTGGCCAAATTGTAACCTGGTCGAGCGAGGATTGCCTGTTAGAGTTGGATGTCAAAATTCCCGCTATAGAGCAGGGAGCTCTTTGCGCGATTCAATCATTAGAAGAACCTCCTATTCTTGGGATGAGATTGATTACGCAGACGCTCCTAGGAGAGGCTTTGCCCCTCCTCGAGCTCCGATTGGCAACTACACGAGGCACCAATGCGTTGCTGGAGGGAAAAGGAGCAAGGGCCGCGTTTTTCGTCACTAGAGGCTTCAGGGACCTACTTCGAATCGGCAACCAGCAGAGACCAGACCTCTTTGAGCTTGGAATTAAAAAGCGAGAGCCGTTGCATTCATTAGTATTCGAAGTCAGCGAGCGCCTGGATGCAAAGGGCAGCATTATAGAGTCGCTGTGTGAAGAGGAGGTGCGAAGGTTTGCCGTTCGTTGCCGGGAGGAGGGGATTGAATCTGTAGCGGTCGCCCTGTTGCATAGCTACCGAAATTCAGATCACGAAAAGCGAATCGGTGAGATCCTTAGAATGGAAGGGATTAATCATGTATCCCTTTCGCATGAGCTTTCGGCAAAGATCAAAATTTTACAGCGAGCTGAAACATCGATGGTGGATG
Coding sequences within it:
- a CDS encoding 2-dehydropantoate 2-reductase; amino-acid sequence: MPKIALIGPGAIGGTLAGWLETKADNDLVICSRNSFKVLVVDSPFGSLASSPRVITDPSLAGPVDWILICTKTYQIEDAADWILPLSHADTHIAVIQNGVEHLANLSPYVSADRIVPVIIDCPAERSEPGKILQRGSVLMTVPNTSWSSTFASLFPAEGFATRLTDDWNTAAWRKLCINSGGAVSALLNQPANVVQEGSAANIMKNLIRECIAVARAEGAQVEDSIVEKIIAGQASATEGAMNSIHADLVYKRPMEWDARNGVIVRLGKKHGVATPFNEMAVFLLKALEASYARS